A single genomic interval of Terriglobus albidus harbors:
- a CDS encoding glycosyltransferase, which yields MHDTRHSLSRPRVAVVIPVCNEQESLQVLRIRLAELQRGLQDRYITFYLFIDDGSTDRTVALLPRTAPYGTSYRVVSHPNNLGIGAAFRTGFEIAASADVICTLDADCSYRADQLAQMVHLIVDGKADVVVASPYHPQGSVEGVAPWRHALSRYCSRLYRMISPVKLYTYTSMFRAYRGSFIRRAHFRSNGFVSTVEILMNASYLGYRIHEVPMTLHRRTTGCSKMRILRTIRDHLKLALDCIFAGNNGYPSFCKPEAKQDGQEKKENVGRMMKIVGSR from the coding sequence ATGCACGACACGCGACATAGCCTTAGCCGTCCTCGAGTTGCTGTAGTCATACCTGTTTGCAATGAGCAGGAATCGCTGCAGGTGCTCAGGATCAGGCTCGCAGAGTTACAGCGGGGTCTGCAGGATCGCTACATTACCTTTTACCTGTTTATCGACGACGGAAGTACGGACCGTACCGTGGCGCTTCTGCCGCGGACGGCACCGTACGGAACCTCTTACAGAGTCGTTTCACACCCCAACAATCTCGGTATCGGCGCCGCATTCCGCACCGGATTTGAGATCGCGGCGAGCGCAGACGTTATCTGTACCCTCGATGCAGATTGCAGTTACCGTGCGGACCAGCTTGCCCAGATGGTTCATTTGATTGTGGATGGGAAGGCGGATGTGGTTGTGGCATCTCCGTATCATCCGCAAGGCTCCGTCGAGGGGGTCGCGCCGTGGCGGCATGCTCTCAGCCGTTATTGTTCGCGGCTCTATCGCATGATCTCACCGGTTAAGCTCTACACCTATACCAGCATGTTCCGCGCATATCGCGGTTCTTTCATTAGGCGAGCGCATTTCCGGAGCAACGGATTTGTGTCTACGGTGGAGATTCTGATGAATGCGTCCTATCTTGGGTATCGGATCCACGAAGTGCCAATGACGCTGCATCGACGTACTACCGGATGCAGCAAAATGCGGATCCTTCGCACAATCAGAGATCACTTGAAACTGGCTCTGGATTGTATCTTCGCTGGAAACAACGGGTATCCGTCCTTCTGCAAGCCCGAGGCAAAGCAGGACGGGCAGGAGAAAAAAGAAAACGTCGGGCGAATGATGAAGATTGTCGGAAGCCGTTAG
- a CDS encoding NAD-dependent epimerase/dehydratase family protein, whose amino-acid sequence MTKRVLITGAAGFLGSHVTDRMLAKGYDVVAVDDMSHGNSANLEAAKQYPGFEFHSADVCDYAALRQAAGKVDIVLHLAAYKIPRYENPKKTLMVNFHGTHNALQIAVENNARFVITSTSDVYGKNPTVPFSEDGDSVLGPATVARWAYAASKMFDEHLVLAMAEEAGINATVLRIFGSYGPRQNLSWWGGPQAVFISAILREEVIPIHGDGLQTRSFTFVQDTARGIVAAAESQNANREIVNIGDNTEISILDLAHTIHRLSGKEGSLRITFVPYHEIAGRKYEDVRRRVPDIRKAERLLGFRAEVPLGVGLMKTIAWQKEQLEANGSLKAALV is encoded by the coding sequence ATGACAAAACGTGTACTTATTACTGGGGCTGCCGGCTTCCTGGGATCGCATGTAACCGATCGGATGCTTGCAAAGGGTTATGACGTCGTAGCTGTTGACGATATGTCGCATGGGAACTCCGCGAATCTTGAGGCTGCGAAGCAATACCCTGGATTTGAATTCCACTCCGCGGATGTTTGCGATTACGCCGCCTTGCGGCAGGCAGCAGGAAAGGTGGACATTGTCCTTCATCTGGCGGCATACAAGATTCCGCGCTACGAAAACCCAAAGAAGACTCTGATGGTGAACTTCCACGGGACGCACAATGCATTGCAGATTGCCGTCGAGAACAATGCGCGCTTTGTGATTACATCGACCTCGGATGTGTATGGCAAAAATCCCACGGTGCCTTTCTCCGAGGATGGGGACTCCGTTCTCGGACCCGCGACGGTGGCGAGGTGGGCCTATGCGGCTTCGAAGATGTTCGATGAACACCTCGTGCTTGCCATGGCGGAAGAAGCAGGGATCAATGCGACCGTTCTGAGGATATTTGGTTCGTATGGACCACGTCAGAACCTCAGCTGGTGGGGAGGACCGCAGGCTGTCTTCATCAGCGCTATTCTGCGGGAGGAGGTCATACCCATCCATGGTGATGGCCTGCAGACGCGATCCTTCACGTTTGTCCAAGACACGGCGCGCGGCATCGTAGCTGCCGCCGAATCCCAGAATGCCAACCGCGAAATCGTCAACATTGGAGACAATACTGAGATCTCGATTCTGGATTTGGCGCACACCATTCATCGCTTGAGTGGGAAAGAGGGATCGCTGCGGATTACATTCGTCCCTTATCACGAGATCGCAGGACGTAAGTACGAGGATGTTCGCCGTCGTGTACCGGATATCCGAAAGGCAGAACGCCTGCTTGGTTTCCGCGCGGAAGTTCCTCTCGGGGTTGGTCTGATGAAGACAATCGCGTGGCAGAAGGAACAACTCGAGGCCAATGGAAGCCTCAAAGCCGCGCTAGTCTAA
- the wecB gene encoding non-hydrolyzing UDP-N-acetylglucosamine 2-epimerase has translation MKILSIGGTRPQFVKMAVLVKAIEAYNREHQGAIEHRLLHTGQHSDPMMSAVFFQELGLPKPRLLETVRMGTPGIQTALMLAGVEAELLEWRPDAVIAYGDTNSTLASVLAAAKLHVPVIHLEAGLRSFNRMMQEELNRIVADHISDLLLCPTQNAVKQLESEGLGERAVFVGDVMLDAVSLFGKDGQSAVQRELHLGTQEYALVTIHRAEATDEPERLNGILDALKKMDVPIIFPMHPRLRKRLLGTSNSDLFLADHVHVVEPVGYLDMLALQRNARFIMTDSGGLQKEAYFMGVPCLTLREETEWIETLHGGWNILVGNETGKILDGARRLERFGRNSVQGPRDLVEFGEGHAGERSIDRIMEMVRAA, from the coding sequence GTGAAGATACTTTCCATAGGTGGAACGCGGCCGCAGTTCGTCAAAATGGCAGTTCTTGTAAAAGCCATCGAGGCGTATAACCGCGAACACCAGGGTGCAATCGAACACAGGTTGCTGCATACAGGGCAGCACAGTGACCCGATGATGTCAGCGGTATTCTTTCAGGAACTCGGTCTGCCGAAGCCGCGATTGCTGGAGACCGTCAGGATGGGGACGCCTGGAATTCAGACTGCGCTCATGCTTGCCGGTGTCGAGGCGGAACTATTGGAGTGGAGGCCGGACGCTGTAATCGCGTACGGCGATACGAATTCGACCCTCGCCTCTGTGCTGGCGGCGGCGAAGCTTCACGTTCCCGTAATTCATCTTGAGGCAGGATTGCGCAGCTTCAATCGGATGATGCAGGAAGAGCTAAACCGAATCGTCGCGGACCATATCTCGGACCTGCTGCTATGCCCGACACAGAATGCCGTAAAACAGTTGGAGTCGGAGGGGCTCGGTGAGCGTGCGGTATTCGTGGGAGACGTAATGCTTGATGCTGTCAGCCTCTTTGGCAAGGATGGACAGTCTGCCGTACAGCGCGAGCTCCACTTAGGAACCCAGGAATATGCTCTCGTTACGATTCATCGAGCCGAGGCGACCGATGAACCCGAACGCCTTAACGGCATTCTTGATGCGCTAAAGAAGATGGATGTTCCCATTATTTTCCCGATGCATCCGCGGCTGCGAAAGCGTCTGCTTGGAACGAGCAACTCCGATCTGTTTCTTGCGGATCATGTGCACGTTGTCGAGCCAGTCGGATACCTGGACATGCTGGCACTGCAGCGCAATGCCAGGTTTATCATGACCGATTCCGGCGGCCTGCAGAAGGAGGCCTACTTCATGGGGGTACCGTGCCTGACGCTCCGTGAGGAAACCGAGTGGATCGAGACGTTGCACGGTGGGTGGAACATACTGGTCGGCAATGAGACTGGAAAGATCCTGGATGGAGCTCGCCGTCTGGAACGCTTCGGACGCAACAGTGTTCAGGGGCCCAGGGATCTGGTCGAGTTCGGTGAAGGCCATGCAGGAGAACGTAGTATCGATCGAATTATGGAAATGGTGAGGGCTGCATGA
- a CDS encoding N-acetyltransferase: MSFEFVASENALLLEQERNRRYPNVHFGRNVVVGQNVSIGEGTVIGNHVVLHDHATIGKDVRIDDGAIIGKKPLKSKASAMTGSKELGPAFLGNGCLVGSNAVIYSGAIVEDGVLIADFASVREDTAIGELSIIGRGVAIENQVRVGRCCKIETGAYITAKSAIGDQCFVAPEVTFTNDNFVGRTQERFKHFGGVTMQKGARIAANATILPGVLIGEDALVAAGSVVTRDVPARMVVMGAPARVVRPVDIDQLLPYESNVKPGETP, translated from the coding sequence ATGAGTTTTGAATTTGTTGCATCTGAAAATGCTCTTCTCCTGGAGCAGGAACGAAACAGAAGATACCCCAACGTGCACTTCGGCCGGAATGTAGTTGTGGGCCAGAACGTCAGCATTGGGGAAGGTACGGTAATCGGCAATCACGTAGTACTTCACGACCACGCCACCATCGGTAAGGACGTCAGGATCGATGACGGGGCAATTATCGGCAAGAAGCCTTTGAAATCCAAAGCCAGCGCTATGACCGGGTCCAAAGAGCTGGGGCCGGCCTTTTTAGGCAACGGTTGTCTGGTTGGAAGCAATGCCGTGATCTATTCAGGGGCGATTGTCGAAGACGGGGTTCTGATTGCCGACTTTGCCAGCGTACGCGAAGACACTGCGATTGGCGAACTCAGCATCATCGGCCGAGGAGTCGCCATTGAAAACCAGGTCAGGGTAGGGCGATGCTGCAAGATTGAAACCGGCGCCTACATCACCGCAAAATCCGCGATTGGTGACCAGTGCTTTGTCGCTCCCGAGGTGACGTTTACTAATGACAACTTCGTCGGACGCACGCAGGAGAGATTCAAGCACTTCGGTGGAGTAACTATGCAGAAAGGCGCCCGCATTGCTGCGAACGCCACGATTTTGCCCGGAGTGCTGATTGGGGAAGATGCCTTGGTTGCAGCGGGATCTGTAGTAACACGCGATGTTCCAGCGCGCATGGTCGTCATGGGGGCGCCGGCAAGAGTAGTCCGCCCGGTAGATATTGATCAGTTGTTGCCGTACGAAAGCAACGTTAAGCCGGGAGAAACACCGTGA